From Streptomyces sp. NBC_00683, one genomic window encodes:
- a CDS encoding Bcr/CflA family multidrug efflux MFS transporter, producing MPDSGVSRAQQEQQERPEQSERHEQRERRIQPVRQEHRQEPIPAAPGPSATDAARRAGILVTLVLGGLTALPPLSMDMYLPALPAVTDSLHAPAATVQLTLTACLTGMALGQLVVGPMSDRWGRRKPLLLGMIIYVVATAICAFAPSAELLIGFRLLQGLAGAAGIVISRAVVRDLYDGMEMARFFSTLMLISGVAPVIAPVIGGQVLRFTDWRGIFVVLTVVGVLLTLIVWKWLHETLPEEERHTGGIGEALRTMRGLLADRVFTGYMIAGSLAFAALFAYVSASPFVVQEIYGASPQTFSLLFGINSIGLITVGQINGKVLVGRISLDKALGLGLAVISLAAVALLLMTSGVFGDVGLLPVASGLFVLMSAMGLAMPNTNAQALMRTKHAAGSASALLGTTSFLVGAIASPLVGIAGEQTAVPMAVVQVVCALSAVACFLGLCRPWQNRGGPQDQPTRG from the coding sequence ATGCCGGACAGCGGCGTGAGCCGGGCCCAGCAGGAACAGCAAGAACGACCGGAACAGTCCGAGCGCCACGAGCAGCGAGAGCGCCGCATTCAGCCAGTACGGCAGGAACACCGGCAGGAACCCATACCCGCGGCCCCGGGCCCCTCGGCGACCGACGCCGCACGGCGGGCCGGAATCCTGGTCACCCTGGTCCTCGGCGGGCTGACCGCGCTGCCGCCGCTCTCCATGGACATGTACCTCCCGGCGCTGCCCGCGGTCACCGACTCGCTGCATGCCCCGGCCGCGACCGTCCAGCTCACGCTGACCGCGTGCCTCACCGGCATGGCGCTCGGCCAGCTCGTCGTCGGACCGATGAGCGACCGGTGGGGACGGCGCAAGCCGCTGCTCCTCGGCATGATCATTTACGTGGTCGCCACCGCGATCTGCGCCTTCGCCCCCTCCGCGGAACTCCTCATCGGCTTCCGCCTCCTGCAGGGACTGGCCGGCGCCGCGGGCATCGTGATCTCCAGGGCCGTGGTGCGCGACCTCTACGACGGCATGGAGATGGCCCGGTTCTTCTCCACCCTGATGCTGATCTCCGGCGTCGCTCCCGTCATCGCGCCCGTGATCGGCGGACAGGTGCTGCGGTTCACCGACTGGCGCGGCATCTTCGTCGTGCTCACCGTCGTCGGTGTGCTGCTCACCCTGATCGTGTGGAAGTGGCTGCACGAGACCCTGCCCGAGGAGGAACGTCACACCGGCGGCATCGGCGAGGCGCTGCGCACCATGCGCGGACTGCTGGCGGACCGGGTCTTCACCGGCTACATGATCGCGGGCAGTCTCGCCTTCGCCGCCCTGTTCGCCTACGTGAGCGCCTCCCCGTTCGTCGTCCAGGAGATCTACGGAGCCTCGCCGCAGACCTTCAGCCTGCTCTTCGGCATCAACTCGATCGGGCTGATCACCGTCGGCCAGATCAACGGCAAGGTGCTCGTCGGCCGGATCAGCCTCGACAAGGCGCTCGGCCTCGGACTCGCCGTCATCTCCCTCGCGGCCGTGGCCCTGCTGCTCATGACGTCCGGAGTCTTCGGCGACGTGGGCCTGCTGCCCGTCGCGTCCGGGCTCTTCGTCCTGATGTCCGCCATGGGACTGGCCATGCCCAACACCAACGCCCAGGCCCTGATGCGCACGAAGCACGCGGCGGGGTCCGCCTCCGCGCTGCTCGGTACGACGTCGTTCCTCGTCGGTGCCATCGCCTCGCCCCTGGTCGGGATCGCGGGGGAGCAGACGGCCGTGCCCATGGCCGTGGTGCAGGTCGTGTGCGCCCTCTCCGCGGTGGCGTGCTTCCTCGGCCTGTGCCGGCCGTGGCAGAACAGGGGCGGACCGCAGGATCAGCCGACGCGCGGATAG
- a CDS encoding small ribosomal subunit Rsm22 family protein, with protein MNATLPTAEALRTALAALLDGLPPKQAAQAVERLIASYRGTTPTDAPVLRDRSDVAAYAAYRMPATFEAVRSALAALREAAPQWVPATHTDIGGGTGAASWAVAGAWEGPRTTVLDWAEPALALGRELATASGVPGLRDAEWQRARIGTALELAPTDLVTVSYVLKELTPKDRIQVVEAAAAAAQAVVIVEPGTPDGYARIIEARDLLIAAGLTVAAPCPHSDACPIEPGTDWCHFSARVSRSSLHRQVKGGSLSHEDEKFSYVVATRFPTDPAGARVTRKPQLRKGQVLLELCTREEGLQRATVTKRHGDLYRAARDTAWGDSWPPPENP; from the coding sequence GTGAACGCCACCCTCCCCACAGCGGAAGCCCTGCGCACGGCCCTGGCCGCGCTGCTCGACGGGCTGCCGCCCAAGCAGGCCGCACAGGCCGTCGAACGGCTGATCGCCAGCTACCGCGGGACCACCCCCACCGACGCCCCGGTCCTGCGCGACCGCTCGGACGTCGCCGCGTACGCCGCGTACCGGATGCCCGCGACCTTCGAGGCCGTACGGTCCGCCCTGGCGGCACTCCGTGAGGCGGCGCCGCAGTGGGTGCCCGCCACGCACACCGACATCGGGGGCGGTACGGGCGCGGCGAGCTGGGCCGTGGCCGGGGCGTGGGAAGGGCCGCGCACGACCGTGCTGGACTGGGCCGAACCCGCCCTCGCGCTCGGCCGCGAGCTGGCCACGGCCTCGGGCGTTCCGGGGCTGCGGGACGCGGAGTGGCAGCGCGCCAGGATCGGCACGGCGCTGGAACTCGCGCCCACGGATCTGGTGACCGTCTCGTACGTCCTCAAGGAGCTCACCCCGAAGGACCGGATCCAGGTGGTGGAGGCGGCCGCGGCCGCCGCGCAGGCGGTGGTGATCGTCGAGCCGGGCACCCCCGACGGCTACGCCCGCATCATCGAGGCCCGCGACCTGCTGATCGCCGCCGGGCTGACCGTGGCGGCGCCCTGCCCGCACAGCGACGCCTGCCCCATCGAGCCGGGCACCGACTGGTGCCACTTCTCGGCGCGGGTCAGCCGCTCGTCGCTGCACCGCCAGGTGAAGGGCGGCTCGCTGAGCCACGAGGACGAGAAGTTCAGCTACGTCGTGGCGACCCGCTTCCCGACCGATCCGGCAGGGGCGCGGGTCACCCGCAAGCCGCAGCTCCGCAAGGGCCAGGTGCTCCTCGAACTGTGCACCCGTGAGGAGGGCCTGCAGCGCGCGACGGTCACCAAGCGGCACGGTGATCTGTACCGTGCCGCCCGGGACACCGCGTGGGGCGACTCCTGGCCGCCCCCGGAGAACCCCTAG
- the ddaH gene encoding dimethylargininase, with the protein MTAHRPGAAHHELTHRPCASHRSAAPAAVREEPALTRDATPRRYLMCAPAHFKVTYSINPWMDPSKPVDLPLANTQWEDLRDRYRSLGHTVELLTPDPDLPDMVFAANGATVIDGRVLGALFAYRERYAEAEAHRDWFRANGFTDIHVPDHVNEGEGDFAVTSSYLLAGRGFRSSPLSHDEAQEFFGRPVIGLDLVDPRYYHLDTALCVLDDAADEIMYYPAAFSPGSRSVLARLFPDALIAEEADAAALGLNAVSDGRHVLVPQAAVGLLDPLRDRGFEPVPMDLGELLKGGGSVKCCTQELRP; encoded by the coding sequence ATCACTGCGCATCGGCCGGGAGCAGCGCACCATGAACTCACGCACAGACCGTGCGCATCCCACCGTTCCGCAGCTCCGGCTGCCGTTCGTGAGGAGCCTGCATTGACCCGTGACGCCACCCCTCGTCGCTACCTGATGTGCGCCCCGGCCCACTTCAAGGTCACGTACTCCATCAACCCATGGATGGACCCCTCGAAACCTGTCGACCTGCCGCTGGCGAACACCCAGTGGGAGGACCTGCGCGACCGCTACCGCTCGCTCGGCCACACCGTCGAGCTGCTCACCCCGGACCCGGACCTCCCCGACATGGTGTTCGCCGCCAACGGCGCCACCGTCATCGACGGACGGGTGCTGGGCGCCCTGTTCGCGTACCGGGAGCGGTACGCGGAGGCCGAGGCGCACCGGGACTGGTTCCGGGCCAACGGCTTCACCGACATCCATGTGCCGGATCACGTCAACGAGGGGGAGGGCGACTTCGCGGTCACCTCCTCGTACCTCCTGGCGGGGCGCGGCTTCCGGTCCAGTCCGCTCTCCCACGACGAGGCGCAGGAGTTCTTCGGGCGCCCCGTGATCGGGCTCGATCTGGTGGACCCGCGTTACTACCACCTGGACACGGCCCTGTGCGTCCTCGACGACGCGGCCGACGAGATCATGTACTACCCGGCCGCCTTCTCGCCGGGCAGCAGGTCCGTGCTGGCCAGGCTCTTCCCCGACGCTCTGATCGCCGAGGAGGCGGACGCCGCGGCGCTGGGCCTCAACGCGGTCAGCGACGGCCGCCACGTGCTCGTTCCGCAGGCCGCCGTCGGGCTCCTCGATCCGCTGCGGGACCGCGGCTTCGAGCCGGTTCCGATGGACCTCGGCGAGCTGCTCAAGGGCGGCGGCAGCGTGAAGTGCTGCACCCAGGAGCTGAGACCCTAG
- a CDS encoding TetR/AcrR family transcriptional regulator yields MSPHKAPDSSRRSDRSRRAIYDAALALVGEAGYARTTIEGIAARAGVGKQTIYRWWPSKAAVLMEAFIDVGTRAAEEAGEKGGYAIPDTGDLAADLKLVLRATVDELNDPVTEAPTRALAAEGIIDPVLGAQFVEKLLDPQMQLYVTRLRSAQEAGEVRGDIDPRIALELLIAPLTHRWLLRTLPLTHEYADAVVDLTLRGLAAGPKE; encoded by the coding sequence ATGTCACCCCACAAGGCGCCCGATTCCAGCCGCCGCAGCGACCGCTCCCGCCGCGCGATCTACGACGCCGCCCTCGCCCTCGTCGGCGAGGCCGGATACGCGAGGACGACGATCGAGGGTATCGCCGCCCGCGCGGGGGTCGGCAAGCAGACGATCTACCGCTGGTGGCCGTCCAAGGCTGCCGTCCTCATGGAGGCCTTCATCGACGTGGGCACCCGGGCGGCCGAGGAGGCCGGTGAGAAGGGCGGCTACGCGATCCCCGACACCGGGGACCTGGCGGCCGACCTCAAGCTCGTCCTGCGGGCAACCGTCGACGAGCTGAACGACCCCGTGACCGAGGCGCCGACCCGCGCACTGGCCGCCGAGGGAATCATCGATCCGGTGCTGGGCGCCCAGTTCGTCGAGAAGCTGCTCGATCCGCAGATGCAGTTGTACGTCACACGGCTGCGCTCCGCCCAGGAGGCCGGCGAGGTGCGCGGCGACATCGATCCGCGCATCGCGCTGGAGCTGCTGATCGCCCCGCTCACCCACCGCTGGCTGCTCCGGACCCTGCCGCTCACCCATGAGTACGCGGACGCGGTCGTCGACCTCACCCTGCGGGGACTCGCGGCCGGGCCCAAGGAGTAA
- a CDS encoding bifunctional DNA primase/polymerase, with amino-acid sequence MGADSGRYRGTESRISQWLRRRPKPQPEADDAARLELLLAVAEAGMPISPAAHPSGYRCSCERIGCPTPARHPVSFAWQTQSTTDRAQIERWAAGQPLANFITATGMIHDVLDVPLTAGRAALERLLEAGIDVGPVAQSGEDRMLFFTATRGTPEDEDEWWPCELDCHPETMDEHPGLRWHCRGSYVLVPPARLPGELDVHWIRGAENPLPDPLTLLETLTDACAQYADTADESDLDHDAVAWPLSR; translated from the coding sequence ATGGGCGCCGATTCCGGCCGCTATCGCGGCACAGAGAGCAGGATCTCCCAATGGCTGCGACGTCGGCCGAAACCGCAGCCGGAAGCTGACGACGCCGCCCGGCTGGAGCTGCTCCTGGCCGTCGCCGAGGCAGGGATGCCGATCTCTCCCGCCGCGCATCCGTCCGGATACCGATGTTCGTGCGAACGCATCGGCTGTCCCACCCCCGCCCGGCATCCGGTCTCGTTCGCCTGGCAGACGCAGTCCACGACGGACCGCGCCCAGATCGAGCGCTGGGCCGCAGGCCAGCCACTGGCCAACTTCATCACCGCCACAGGAATGATCCACGACGTCCTCGACGTCCCCCTGACGGCCGGCCGTGCCGCTCTGGAACGGCTCCTCGAAGCGGGCATCGACGTCGGCCCCGTGGCCCAGTCCGGCGAGGACCGGATGCTCTTCTTCACCGCCACCCGCGGTACCCCCGAGGACGAGGACGAGTGGTGGCCGTGCGAGCTGGACTGCCACCCCGAGACCATGGACGAGCACCCGGGGCTCCGCTGGCACTGCCGCGGCAGCTACGTCCTCGTGCCGCCCGCCCGGCTCCCCGGTGAGCTGGACGTGCACTGGATCCGCGGCGCGGAGAACCCGCTGCCCGACCCCCTCACCCTGCTCGAGACGCTGACCGACGCCTGCGCGCAGTACGCGGACACGGCCGACGAGAGCGACCTCGACCACGATGCGGTGGCCTGGCCGCTCAGTCGCTGA
- the efeU gene encoding iron uptake transporter permease EfeU: MFGNYLIGLREGLEASLVVCILVAYLVKTGRRDALRPVWTGIGIACAISLAFGAALEFGSQELTFEAQEMLGGSLSVIAVGLVTWMVFWMRRTARHLKAELHGRLDAALAMGTGALVATAFLAVGREGLETALFVWASVRASGEGSSSPLVGVLLGIATAIVLGWLFYRGALRINLSRFFTWTGGMLVIVAAGVLAYGVHDLQEARFLGGLQNKAFDITTTVPPDSWYGTLLKGVLNFQPDPTVLQVTVWALYLIPTLALFLAPVGFGRSVRTTDQKAQKATDDKAGSTGDGARDSGGAERDGERLRDGARRTGSSAGSDEN, from the coding sequence ATGTTCGGCAACTATCTGATCGGCCTGCGCGAGGGTCTCGAGGCCAGTCTGGTCGTCTGCATCCTCGTCGCGTACCTGGTCAAGACCGGCCGCCGTGACGCGCTGCGCCCGGTGTGGACGGGCATCGGCATCGCCTGCGCCATCTCGCTGGCCTTCGGCGCCGCGCTCGAATTCGGCTCCCAGGAGCTGACGTTCGAGGCGCAGGAGATGCTCGGCGGTTCGCTGTCGGTCATCGCCGTCGGGCTGGTGACCTGGATGGTGTTCTGGATGCGGCGGACGGCGCGGCACCTGAAGGCCGAACTCCACGGCAGGCTCGACGCGGCGCTCGCGATGGGCACCGGCGCGCTCGTCGCCACGGCCTTCCTCGCGGTGGGCCGCGAGGGTCTGGAGACCGCGCTCTTCGTGTGGGCCTCGGTGCGGGCCAGCGGTGAGGGTTCCTCGTCGCCGCTGGTCGGAGTGCTGCTGGGCATCGCGACCGCGATCGTGCTGGGCTGGCTCTTCTACCGGGGTGCGCTGAGGATCAACCTGTCGAGGTTCTTCACCTGGACCGGTGGCATGCTGGTGATCGTCGCGGCGGGCGTGCTCGCCTACGGCGTGCACGACCTCCAGGAGGCCCGCTTCCTCGGCGGCCTGCAGAACAAGGCGTTCGACATCACCACGACGGTTCCGCCGGACAGCTGGTACGGCACCCTGCTCAAGGGCGTCCTCAACTTCCAGCCCGATCCGACCGTTCTTCAGGTCACGGTGTGGGCGCTGTATCTCATCCCCACGCTCGCGCTGTTCCTCGCCCCGGTAGGGTTCGGACGGTCAGTGCGGACGACGGATCAGAAGGCGCAGAAAGCAACGGATGACAAGGCTGGGTCGACTGGCGACGGGGCTCGCGACAGCGGCGGTGCTGAGCGTGACGGCGAGCGGCTGCGTGACGGTGCACGGCGAACTGGAAGTTCTGCCGGGAGCGACGAGAACTGA
- the efeB gene encoding iron uptake transporter deferrochelatase/peroxidase subunit → MRSGAGETSGEKDSAPSRRALLGWGGAGLALGAVAAGGAVAAVRSDGSSEPAADSGAAVPFHGVHQAGIATAVQDRLHFAAFDVTTKDRAELIALLKEWTRAAERMTAGQAVGDGAYGGPAEAPPDDTGEALGLKPSRLTLTIGFGPSLFAADRFGLQDSRPEALVDLPKFPGDNLDATRSGGDLCVQACADDPQVAVHAVRNLARIGMGRASVRWSQLGFGKTSSTTPDAQTPRNMMGFKDGTRNIAGTDDAALTKHVWVGPKDDGGWMTGGSYLVARRIRMHIETWDRTPLQEQEDIFGRDKGEGAPVGRPKERDEPFLKAMLPTAHVRLAHPDTNGGASILRRGYSFTDGTDGLGRLDAGLFFLAYQRDVRKGFIPVQRSLAANDALNEYIQHVGSAVFAVPPGVRDKDDWWGRALFS, encoded by the coding sequence ATGCGGTCCGGAGCCGGCGAGACCTCCGGCGAGAAGGACTCCGCCCCGTCCCGTCGCGCACTGCTCGGCTGGGGCGGTGCCGGGCTTGCGCTGGGCGCCGTCGCGGCGGGCGGCGCGGTCGCGGCGGTGCGCTCCGACGGGAGTTCGGAGCCTGCGGCGGACAGCGGCGCGGCCGTGCCGTTCCACGGTGTGCACCAGGCGGGCATCGCCACCGCCGTACAGGACAGGCTGCACTTCGCCGCGTTCGATGTGACGACGAAGGACAGGGCCGAGCTGATCGCCCTGCTCAAGGAGTGGACCCGGGCCGCCGAGCGCATGACGGCCGGGCAGGCGGTGGGCGACGGCGCCTACGGAGGCCCGGCCGAGGCGCCGCCGGACGACACCGGTGAGGCGCTGGGCCTCAAGCCGTCCCGGCTGACGCTCACCATCGGCTTCGGCCCGTCCCTGTTCGCGGCGGACCGGTTCGGCCTCCAGGACAGCCGTCCCGAAGCACTCGTGGATCTCCCGAAGTTCCCCGGGGACAACCTCGACGCCACCCGCAGCGGCGGCGATCTGTGCGTCCAGGCGTGCGCGGACGACCCGCAGGTAGCCGTGCACGCTGTCCGCAACCTCGCCAGGATCGGCATGGGCCGCGCCTCGGTCCGCTGGTCGCAGCTGGGCTTCGGCAAGACCTCCTCGACGACGCCCGACGCCCAGACCCCGCGCAACATGATGGGGTTCAAGGACGGCACCCGGAACATCGCGGGAACCGACGACGCCGCCCTGACGAAGCACGTGTGGGTGGGCCCGAAGGACGACGGCGGGTGGATGACCGGGGGTTCGTACCTGGTGGCCCGGCGCATCCGGATGCACATCGAGACCTGGGACCGCACTCCGCTCCAGGAGCAGGAGGACATCTTCGGCCGGGACAAGGGCGAGGGCGCCCCGGTCGGCAGGCCGAAGGAGCGCGACGAGCCGTTCCTGAAGGCGATGCTGCCCACCGCGCACGTGCGGCTGGCCCACCCGGACACCAACGGCGGGGCGTCGATCCTGCGGCGCGGCTACTCCTTCACCGACGGTACGGACGGTCTGGGCAGGCTCGACGCGGGGCTGTTCTTCCTCGCCTACCAGCGCGATGTCCGCAAGGGCTTCATCCCGGTGCAGCGCAGCCTCGCGGCGAACGACGCGCTCAACGAGTACATCCAGCACGTGGGTTCGGCGGTCTTCGCCGTTCCGCCGGGCGTCCGCGACAAGGACGACTGGTGGGGCCGGGCACTGTTCTCATGA
- the efeO gene encoding iron uptake system protein EfeO, with translation MRAVRLSVVTAAATVAALTAVTGCAEKSDGKGDGAVQVIAKDDSCEVSRTKIPAGHVEIAVENKGSKVTEVYVLFPDDRIVTERENIGPGTKAKITAEVKSGTYEIACKPGMKGKGIRQTVEVTGGKAAERSPEMDKAVAGYRTYVQAQADETLPKVKVFTDAVAAGDIEAAKKAYADSRIGWERTEPVAESFGDIDPKVDVREDGLEDGQKWTGWHRLEKALWQDKKLGAEEKALAPLLYKDLADWQKRVGRAEITPTSMANGAKELLDEVATGKVTGEEERYSHTDLVDFKANVEGAEKSYELLKPIASKNDAALTATLDKQFAALDTLLDKYRADKASYEFTSYDKVGKADRKELSDAVNALAEPLSRLAAAVTK, from the coding sequence ATGCGAGCCGTTCGTCTCTCCGTTGTCACCGCTGCCGCGACCGTGGCCGCACTGACCGCCGTCACGGGCTGCGCCGAAAAGAGCGACGGCAAGGGCGACGGCGCCGTTCAGGTCATCGCGAAGGACGACTCGTGCGAGGTGTCCAGGACGAAGATCCCGGCCGGCCACGTCGAGATCGCCGTGGAGAACAAGGGATCCAAGGTCACCGAGGTCTACGTCCTGTTCCCGGACGACCGCATCGTCACCGAGCGCGAGAACATCGGCCCCGGCACCAAGGCGAAGATCACCGCCGAGGTCAAGTCCGGTACGTACGAGATCGCCTGCAAGCCCGGCATGAAGGGCAAGGGCATCCGCCAGACCGTCGAGGTCACGGGCGGAAAGGCGGCCGAGCGCAGCCCCGAGATGGACAAGGCCGTCGCCGGCTACCGCACCTACGTGCAGGCGCAGGCCGACGAGACGCTGCCCAAGGTGAAGGTCTTCACGGACGCCGTGGCCGCGGGCGACATCGAGGCGGCGAAGAAGGCGTACGCGGACTCCCGTATCGGCTGGGAGCGCACCGAGCCGGTCGCCGAGTCCTTCGGTGACATCGACCCGAAGGTCGACGTCCGGGAGGACGGCCTGGAGGACGGCCAGAAGTGGACCGGCTGGCACCGCCTGGAGAAGGCGCTGTGGCAGGACAAGAAGCTGGGCGCCGAGGAGAAGGCGCTCGCTCCCCTCCTCTACAAGGACCTGGCCGACTGGCAGAAGCGGGTCGGCAGGGCCGAGATCACCCCGACGTCGATGGCGAACGGCGCCAAGGAACTCCTCGACGAGGTGGCCACCGGCAAGGTCACCGGCGAGGAGGAGCGCTACAGCCACACCGACCTCGTCGACTTCAAGGCCAACGTCGAGGGTGCGGAGAAGTCGTACGAGCTGCTCAAGCCGATCGCGTCGAAGAACGACGCGGCGCTGACGGCCACCCTGGACAAGCAGTTCGCGGCGCTGGACACGCTGCTGGACAAGTACCGCGCGGACAAGGCGTCCTACGAGTTCACCTCGTACGACAAGGTCGGCAAGGCGGACCGCAAGGAGCTCTCGGACGCGGTCAACGCGCTCGCCGAGCCGCTGTCCAGGCTCGCCGCCGCGGTGACGAAGTAA
- a CDS encoding heme ABC transporter ATP-binding protein: protein MNPLRKLFAVRGRELPLPVAPGSPVAEACGLGVRLGGRQVLDGVDLTVRAGEVLALVGPNGAGKSTLLAALAADLAPGSGEVRIGGRPAAEWSAPELALRRAVLPQSAVLSFPFPVEGVVRMGRAPWAGTDREDEDDTAVAAAMAATEVTEFAARPFSALSGGERARVALARVLAQRAPLLLLDEPTAALDLRHQELVLRICRERAAAGDAVVVVLHDLGLAAAYADRAVVMDGGRIAAAGPPAEVFTGALLGTVYRQPVEVFPHPRTGAPLVVPTRST, encoded by the coding sequence ATGAACCCGCTGAGGAAGCTGTTCGCGGTACGCGGCCGGGAGCTGCCGCTCCCCGTGGCCCCCGGCTCGCCCGTGGCCGAAGCCTGCGGGCTGGGCGTCCGTCTCGGCGGACGGCAGGTGCTCGATGGCGTGGACCTGACCGTCCGGGCGGGTGAGGTGCTGGCTCTCGTCGGGCCGAACGGGGCCGGGAAGTCGACCCTGCTGGCGGCACTGGCCGCCGATCTGGCCCCGGGCAGCGGCGAGGTGCGCATCGGCGGCCGCCCGGCCGCCGAGTGGTCGGCGCCCGAACTCGCCCTGCGCCGGGCCGTGCTGCCGCAGTCCGCCGTGCTCTCCTTCCCGTTCCCGGTCGAGGGCGTCGTACGGATGGGACGGGCACCCTGGGCGGGGACGGACCGGGAGGACGAGGACGATACGGCTGTCGCCGCGGCGATGGCCGCGACGGAGGTCACGGAGTTCGCCGCCCGTCCGTTCTCCGCGCTGTCGGGCGGCGAGCGGGCCCGGGTCGCGCTGGCCCGGGTACTGGCCCAGCGCGCTCCGCTGCTGCTGCTCGACGAGCCGACGGCGGCGCTGGATCTGCGCCATCAGGAACTGGTGCTGCGGATCTGCCGGGAGCGGGCGGCCGCCGGGGACGCCGTGGTCGTGGTGCTGCACGATCTGGGGCTCGCGGCGGCCTACGCGGACCGGGCCGTGGTCATGGACGGCGGCCGGATCGCGGCGGCCGGGCCGCCCGCCGAGGTGTTCACGGGCGCACTGCTCGGCACGGTCTACCGGCAGCCGGTGGAGGTGTTCCCGCACCCGCGGACCGGGGCGCCGCTCGTTGTACCGACAAGGTCGACTTGA
- a CDS encoding FecCD family ABC transporter permease, which yields MTTTPHEERTEAVTGAGARRSRAFVLTAALSAALIVGCLLSAGLGAYSIPLGDVLSSVQHRIGLGGQALDRVGESVLWNVRLPRVVLALLVGASLGCAGALMQGVFGNPLAEPGVIGISSGAAVGAVASIALGLNFVGNWTITVCAFVSGLATVLLVYALSRSGGRTEVVTLILTGIAVNAFAGALIGLFIFFADNAQITQITFWQLGSLAQATWPKVLAVLPCAVIGLLLAPLYAGKLDLLALGERPARHLGVDVERLRIVLVLVVALLTAAAVAVAGIISFVGLLVPHLLRMANGPGHRFLVPGSALGGALVLVAGDLAARTVADPAELPLGVLTALFGSPFFFWLLRRTRRKQGGWA from the coding sequence GTGACGACCACCCCGCACGAGGAGCGCACGGAGGCGGTCACCGGCGCCGGGGCCCGGCGCAGCAGGGCGTTCGTCCTCACCGCCGCGCTGTCGGCCGCGCTGATCGTCGGCTGCCTGCTGTCCGCCGGCCTGGGCGCGTACAGCATCCCGCTCGGCGATGTCCTGTCCTCGGTGCAGCACCGGATCGGGCTCGGCGGGCAGGCCCTGGACCGGGTCGGCGAGAGCGTCCTGTGGAACGTACGGCTGCCGAGGGTCGTCCTCGCGCTGCTCGTCGGCGCGTCCCTCGGCTGCGCGGGGGCCCTGATGCAGGGGGTCTTCGGCAACCCGCTGGCGGAGCCCGGCGTCATCGGGATCTCCTCGGGCGCGGCGGTCGGCGCGGTCGCCTCGATCGCTCTCGGGCTGAACTTCGTCGGCAACTGGACCATCACCGTCTGCGCGTTCGTCTCCGGCCTCGCCACCGTCCTCCTGGTGTACGCGCTGTCCCGCTCGGGGGGCCGTACCGAGGTGGTCACGCTGATCCTCACCGGTATCGCCGTCAACGCCTTCGCGGGCGCCCTGATCGGCCTGTTCATCTTCTTCGCCGACAACGCGCAGATCACCCAGATCACCTTCTGGCAGCTCGGCTCACTGGCCCAGGCGACCTGGCCCAAGGTGCTGGCCGTACTGCCGTGCGCGGTGATCGGGCTGCTGCTGGCACCGTTGTACGCCGGGAAGCTGGACCTGCTCGCGCTCGGCGAGCGGCCCGCCCGGCATCTCGGGGTGGATGTCGAGCGCCTGCGCATCGTGCTCGTCCTCGTGGTGGCGCTGCTGACCGCCGCCGCGGTCGCCGTCGCCGGGATCATCTCCTTCGTGGGACTGCTCGTTCCGCATCTGCTGCGCATGGCGAACGGCCCCGGCCACCGATTCCTCGTCCCCGGCAGTGCGCTCGGCGGTGCGCTGGTGCTGGTGGCGGGCGATCTCGCGGCCCGTACCGTGGCCGATCCCGCCGAGCTGCCGCTCGGGGTGCTGACCGCGCTCTTCGGCAGCCCGTTCTTCTTCTGGCTGCTGCGCAGGACCCGTCGCAAGCAAGGTGGTTGGGCATGA